A region from the Halichondria panicea chromosome 11, odHalPani1.1, whole genome shotgun sequence genome encodes:
- the LOC135344535 gene encoding uncharacterized protein LOC135344535, whose translation MSEKNGENKLFLGGLSIHTGKESLMTYFGDFGEVVDTVVIMDLEGKSRGFGFVTFGDRDAYNKCLETTHEIDGKSVEVKRAVPKGESRGSSGGGESSGSARTTRVKKLFLGGLSLETSVENIQEALLPEFPADTSLTVTIMTDKDTGKPRGFAFVTAEPPPDRSDDCIYDAVDEITQKKFIKILDRSVEVKGAVPKDEISRRSGGGGGGGGRGQQRPSSDYGSSRYGGGGGGGGYDDAYSSYQRASYEAMRDYYARSREYGMAGYPAMSMPSYDRGAGASSYYPDSSASASYPAYWMGAGYQQQTDGYQQTGSNYGPTRGYGDTSSSDRRDRSSSSHSYHPYSRR comes from the exons ATGAGTGAG aAAAATGGCGAGAACAAGTTGTTCCTTGGAGGGTTGAGCATTCACACGGGCAAAGAAAGCTTGATGACTTATTTTGGTGACTTTGGTGAAGTCGTTGATACCGTAGTGATTATGGATTTAGAGGGAAAATCACGTGGTTTTGGATTCGTCACATTTGGTGATAGAGATGCCTATAATAAGTGTTTGGAGACTACACATGAGATTGATGGAAAATCG GTTGAGGTGAAGCGCGCAGTACCTAAAGGAGAGTCAAGAGGATCGAGTGGAGGTGGTGAAAGTTCTGGTTCTGCCAGGACTACCCGCGTCAAGAAGTTGTTCCTTGGGGGACTTTCCCTCGAGACCTCGGTGGAGAACATACAGGAAGCTTTGCTGCCAGAGTTTCCCGCGGACACTTCTCTCACCGTAACCATAATGACTGATAAGGATACCGGAAAGCCAAGGGGATTTGCTTTTGTCACTGCCGAACCTCCTCCTGATCGATCAGACGATTGTATATACGATGCTGTCGATGAAATCACCCAAAAGAAGTTCATCAAAATATTG GATCGTTCCGTGGAAGTGAAAGGTGCCGTACCTAAAGATGAGATCAGTAGGAGAAGTGGcggtggaggtggtggtggtggtaggGGCCAGCAACGTCCCTCAAGTGACTATGGCAGCAGCAGAtacggtggtggtggtggtggtggcgGCTATGACGATGCATACTCTTCTTATCAAAGAGCCTCATATGAAGCAATGC GCGATTACTACGCTCGCAGCAGGGAATATGGAATGGCTGGGTACCCCGCAATGTCAATGCCAAGCTATGACAGAGGAGCTGGAGCCAGTAGCTATTATCCTGA ttcttCTGCTAGTGCTAGCTACCCTGCATACTGGATGGGAGCTGGCTACCAGCAGCAGACTGATGGCTATCAACAGACTGGCTCTAATTATGGCCCTACCCGCGGGTATGGTGATACGAGCTCGAGTGATAGGAGAGATCGAAGCTCCTCCTCTCATTCCTACCACCCCTACAGCAGACGATAA